Proteins encoded in a region of the Deinococcus fonticola genome:
- the hisF gene encoding imidazole glycerol phosphate synthase subunit HisF, with translation MLAKRIIPCLDVQNGRVVKNVRFFENHRDAGDPLALAQAYEAQQADELVFYDITATVEGRGLMLDVAARVAEQVMMPLTIGGGVNRLSDFRELLGAGADKISVNSGAVKRPELIREASDHYGAQCVMLSIDAKRRPGTSTWTVHLAGGRVDTGLDLLAWAVQGQALGAGELCLNIMDADGTRAGFDLEATREVARSVDIPVIASGGAGKIEDFRDVLLGGETGGHADAALAASVFHFGELTVPQVKKYLQGEGLAVRPEWPGVGEGL, from the coding sequence GTGTTAGCCAAGCGCATCATCCCCTGTCTGGACGTGCAAAACGGGCGCGTGGTCAAGAACGTGCGGTTCTTCGAGAATCACCGTGACGCGGGCGACCCCTTGGCCCTGGCGCAGGCTTACGAGGCTCAGCAGGCCGACGAACTGGTGTTTTACGACATCACCGCCACAGTTGAAGGACGCGGCCTGATGCTGGATGTGGCCGCCCGGGTGGCCGAGCAGGTCATGATGCCGCTGACCATCGGTGGCGGCGTGAACCGTCTCTCGGACTTCCGCGAGTTGCTGGGCGCGGGCGCCGACAAGATCAGCGTGAACAGCGGCGCCGTGAAGCGGCCCGAACTGATCCGTGAGGCCAGCGACCATTACGGGGCCCAGTGCGTGATGCTCAGCATCGACGCCAAACGCCGCCCCGGGACGTCTACCTGGACGGTGCACCTGGCAGGCGGGCGGGTGGACACCGGCCTGGACTTGCTGGCGTGGGCCGTGCAGGGTCAGGCCCTGGGCGCGGGCGAGTTGTGCCTGAACATCATGGACGCCGACGGCACCCGCGCCGGCTTCGACCTGGAAGCCACGCGGGAAGTGGCCCGCAGTGTGGATATTCCGGTGATCGCTTCAGGGGGCGCCGGGAAAATAGAAGACTTCCGCGACGTGCTGCTGGGCGGCGAAACCGGTGGTCACGCCGACGCCGCCCTGGCCGCCAGCGTCTTCCATTTCGGCGAATTGACCGTGCCGCAGGTGAAGAAGTACCTGCAAGGCGAGGGCCTGGCGGTCAGGCCAGAGTGGCCGGGAGTCGGTGAGGGCTTGTAA
- a CDS encoding DUF72 domain-containing protein has protein sequence MRVYIGCGGYTNDDWAAPGLIYEGVRKEDYLTTYTGHFDAVELNSSFYAIPGLKAFEGMARKSGGRVRFAVKLNKVFTHDRAPTDADFDRMLQSPEPLREAGVMGPYLAQFPYSFHRTAENRKYLARLTERFAGHDLAVELRHASWDKSEVREGMAEFGVIWVSPDYPPVGGMPEPQVHVTGDIGYLRLHGRNRQSWWEGQSASERHDYRYNRAEMDEWAEKIALVEGDLSELYVFFENTTKGHALANIPMLREALNARGVPVSTPEPLDVDEGRLL, from the coding sequence ATGCGCGTTTACATCGGTTGCGGCGGCTATACCAACGACGACTGGGCCGCCCCCGGCCTGATCTACGAGGGCGTTCGCAAAGAGGATTACCTGACCACCTACACCGGGCATTTCGACGCGGTGGAACTCAACAGTTCCTTTTACGCCATTCCTGGCCTGAAGGCCTTCGAGGGCATGGCCCGCAAATCGGGTGGGCGGGTGCGCTTCGCCGTGAAGCTCAACAAGGTCTTCACGCATGACCGCGCCCCCACCGACGCGGACTTCGACCGCATGCTGCAAAGCCCCGAGCCCCTGCGCGAGGCCGGGGTCATGGGGCCTTACCTGGCGCAGTTCCCTTACTCGTTTCACCGCACCGCAGAGAACCGCAAGTATCTGGCCCGGCTCACCGAACGCTTTGCCGGGCACGACCTGGCGGTCGAACTGCGCCATGCCAGCTGGGACAAGAGCGAGGTGCGTGAAGGCATGGCCGAGTTCGGCGTGATCTGGGTCAGCCCCGACTATCCCCCGGTGGGCGGCATGCCCGAGCCGCAGGTGCACGTGACTGGCGACATCGGATACCTGCGCCTGCACGGGCGCAACCGGCAATCGTGGTGGGAGGGCCAGAGCGCCAGCGAACGCCACGACTACCGCTACAACCGCGCCGAAATGGACGAATGGGCCGAGAAAATCGCGCTGGTAGAGGGCGACCTCAGCGAGTTGTACGTGTTTTTCGAGAACACCACCAAGGGCCACGCTCTGGCCAACATCCCCATGCTCCGCGAGGCCCTGAACGCCCGTGGCGTGCCGGTGAGTACGCCCGAACCCCTCGACGTGGACGAGGGCCGCCTGCTGTAA
- a CDS encoding MOSC domain-containing protein, with translation MKVISVNVGQPTAVQVGNHTTISGIRKHPVPGRVQVGAQGVVGDRVLNRKHHGGPDQAVYVYTREDYDAWTDLLGRPLPEGKFGENLLISGAESAGVKIGERFQVGNVILEVSGVRVPCGTLGAVMEDAGFVKRFVQARRPGFYTRVIQGGEIGRGDDVARIPGPDGAPTIGEVFDVWYANSSERQDARLKEWLTYPLAERLRATVQSWLN, from the coding sequence ATGAAAGTCATCAGCGTGAACGTCGGGCAGCCCACCGCCGTGCAGGTCGGCAACCACACCACCATCTCCGGCATCCGCAAGCATCCCGTGCCAGGCCGCGTGCAGGTCGGTGCCCAGGGCGTCGTGGGCGACCGTGTGCTGAACCGCAAACACCACGGTGGCCCGGATCAGGCCGTGTACGTGTACACCCGCGAGGACTACGACGCCTGGACGGACTTGCTGGGCCGCCCCCTGCCCGAGGGCAAGTTCGGCGAGAACCTGCTGATCAGCGGCGCCGAGTCCGCCGGGGTGAAGATAGGCGAGCGCTTCCAGGTGGGGAATGTCATTCTGGAAGTGAGCGGAGTGCGTGTCCCCTGCGGCACGCTGGGCGCCGTCATGGAGGACGCCGGGTTCGTCAAACGCTTCGTGCAGGCCCGCCGCCCCGGCTTCTACACGCGGGTCATTCAGGGCGGCGAGATCGGCCGGGGAGACGACGTGGCCCGCATCCCCGGCCCGGACGGCGCACCGACCATCGGCGAGGTATTTGACGTCTGGTACGCTAACTCCAGCGAACGCCAGGACGCCCGCCTGAAGGAGTGGCTGACCTACCCACTCGCCGAGCGCTTGCGGGCCACCGTGCAGAGCTGGCTGAACTAG
- a CDS encoding response regulator produces MERHILLVDDNPNDVELALTALSEVEAQQVTVAHSGEEALNILQAPSQPAPDLILLDLNMPHMDGLAVLDAVRADRRLREIPVVMLTTSGEEGDIKACYEHGATAYVVKPLDFTQFRDALNTILRFWTTLNRSPRVS; encoded by the coding sequence ATGGAACGTCACATACTGCTGGTCGACGACAACCCCAATGACGTGGAACTTGCCCTGACTGCCCTGAGTGAAGTCGAGGCGCAGCAGGTCACGGTGGCGCATAGCGGCGAGGAGGCGCTGAACATTCTGCAAGCCCCCAGCCAGCCGGCCCCGGACCTGATCTTGCTCGACCTGAACATGCCCCACATGGACGGCCTGGCGGTGCTGGACGCTGTGCGGGCCGACCGGCGCCTGCGCGAGATTCCCGTGGTGATGCTGACGACCAGCGGCGAGGAAGGCGACATCAAGGCCTGCTATGAGCACGGAGCCACCGCCTACGTCGTCAAGCCGCTGGACTTCACGCAATTTCGGGACGCCCTGAACACCATTCTGCGCTTCTGGACGACCCTCAACCGCTCCCCGCGCGTCAGTTGA